In the Telopea speciosissima isolate NSW1024214 ecotype Mountain lineage chromosome 6, Tspe_v1, whole genome shotgun sequence genome, GAGGTCTTAGAAGACAATGGGAAGTCAAATTGTGGTAGACGTGTGCGAAGGGAGGCGTTGATGCCTTGAGCTTCGCATAACTGGTAGTTGCGTGGAGTTGAAGTATTAACTTCCCATCCTTTTCTGGCTAAGAAACGAGGAGGAAATCCATCTTGAGCCACAGATTTGGCAACATAACCACTAGGACCCAAACAAGACTCGAAAGCTGTGATTTCAATCTGCTGATAGATGTCCTCGTAATCCAATTCTCTGGGCTTCACATCCGTAGTACAGTCGAAGAAACAACAAGTGACCTTGTCATCCTCATTCGAACTTGCATATGCTTCCCTGCAAATTCAAATCGAAAATCTTAACACAATTAGAACAATTAATTACAACTATTTTTCTAAGATTAAAACACAATAGAATTGAAGTTAACAGGGATGATTCACAGTACATACCCTTTATGTCGGCCATGCGCTTTTATAACGTAATATCGATTGGAAGATAGAGGTTGATTAAGAGCTGGAATGAAGAAGACATCATCATGGTAAGTTCTTTCGTTCTTTCCAACCCCTGTCGAGTATCTGACAGTAAGTCTCTTGTCTTGAGGGAATGGCATCTCTCGAATGTATGTATCTTTGCACAACCCAAAACAAGTAGTACCTACAGAGTCTTCATCTTGTATCACAAGATATCCCGAATTCGGACCTTCAGGTGGAGGTAAGGAGAGAGAGCTGGGGAGCTGCTTGTACTGGGAGAGATATCTTGTCACATACATTCTGCCTCTCTTCAAAATTTCTTTATCTTTATCTCTCGAATCTGAAAGTCTCAACCTGCTCTGTTTTTCTCTTTATAATTGCAAAcaaccaaatatatatattcagaaGAATTCTTCACCAATGAAGATAAACTGGAAAAGTCTAATTTTTGGAAGTGTAGGCGGCTCGTGAAAGTTTCGTCTCTCCCAcaaattaagaggtcatgatcGATGGGTTGAACTTTCCTTGGGGCTTACTTGTaagataagaaaaggaaaaaaagaatttgaTCTCTTGAGGTTACGCGCTTGGCTGACTTGTattatccaaacaaa is a window encoding:
- the LOC122666122 gene encoding uncharacterized protein LOC122666122, whose product is MYVTRYLSQYKQLPSSLSLPPPEGPNSGYLVIQDEDSVGTTCFGLCKDTYIREMPFPQDKRLTVRYSTGVGKNERTYHDDVFFIPALNQPLSSNRYYVIKAHGRHKGEAYASSNEDDKVTCCFFDCTTDVKPRELDYEDIYQQIEITAFESCLGPSGYVAKSVAQDGFPPRFLARKGWEVNTSTPRNYQLCEAQGINASLRTRLPQFDFPLSSKTSGTVGVGKWYSPFVFIKEEGKLKDQMKRSMFYEIKLEQQWKQIYESENNLNDHNFVVVDVSVQKEVALLFGNEALHNHTQVTEGVIWFSNVNGGGRGGEVGESKVGLSSAIVERMRWEQERVGWVGGGEKQVRVERVEEFQGGNNGWKKYGCYIFVERFVFTRMDGSLLLTYEYRHAHQIRSKWE